Proteins encoded together in one uncultured Sphaerochaeta sp. window:
- a CDS encoding dihydrodipicolinate synthase family protein has product MNNGIADGVWPVMITPFTENNTIDYDGVLELLHWYDSQNVSGIFAVCQSSEMFFLTWEERLELITFIRKNLPSKLGLIASGHVEKDLQEQIRQANRFIETGIDSYVFISNQFASQDEGDDVAKKRIETLLSNIDGNSFGVYECPYPYKRLLTPELLSWCAKTEKFGFLKDTCCNLSELKAKIKAVEGTPLKIYNANAATLLESLKMGAAGYSGVMANFHAGLYVWLCANYAKQKETASQVQDLLGMASIVECQYYPVNAKYHCQLEGLDLNLFSRVQDFTQFTSSRRLEVEQLRRTVNLFETLVLGK; this is encoded by the coding sequence ATGAATAATGGCATTGCAGATGGTGTTTGGCCAGTAATGATAACACCTTTCACCGAAAATAATACCATTGATTATGATGGCGTATTGGAATTATTACACTGGTATGACAGTCAGAATGTAAGTGGTATTTTTGCGGTTTGCCAATCGAGTGAAATGTTTTTTCTCACTTGGGAAGAGCGTTTGGAACTCATCACATTTATTCGGAAAAATCTCCCTAGTAAACTCGGTCTCATTGCTTCAGGACATGTTGAAAAAGATCTCCAGGAGCAGATTAGACAGGCTAATAGGTTTATCGAAACTGGTATCGATTCCTATGTCTTCATTTCGAATCAGTTTGCATCTCAGGATGAAGGTGATGATGTCGCGAAAAAACGGATTGAAACCTTATTATCCAATATTGATGGAAACAGCTTTGGTGTTTATGAGTGCCCCTATCCCTACAAGCGTCTGTTGACACCAGAACTGCTTTCATGGTGTGCAAAGACAGAGAAGTTTGGGTTTCTCAAGGATACTTGTTGCAACCTGTCTGAATTGAAAGCAAAGATTAAGGCAGTTGAGGGAACCCCTCTCAAGATATATAACGCAAATGCTGCCACGCTGCTGGAAAGCTTAAAGATGGGAGCCGCTGGATACAGTGGTGTCATGGCAAACTTCCATGCTGGGCTCTATGTATGGCTTTGTGCAAATTATGCCAAACAGAAAGAAACAGCTTCACAAGTGCAAGATCTATTGGGTATGGCCAGTATCGTTGAGTGCCAGTACTATCCGGTGAATGCCAAATATCATTGCCAATTGGAAGGGCTTGATCTCAATCTTTTCAGTCGTGTGCAGGATTTTACCCAGTTTACCTCCAGCAGGAGGCTTGAAGTCGAACAGCTTAGAAGAACGGTCAACCTATTTGAGACTCTTGTATTAGGAAAATGA
- a CDS encoding sialic acid TRAP transporter substrate-binding protein SiaP produces MKRFTTILLVLLMVSVSAWAAGSKESAEKPVELIFTSISVSGDSHTEAMYVFADKVKELTNGSVEVKVYDNGTLFSSENEFDALVSGEADIAYLSFPTIATQIPSFSMFGSGYFFSSYEHMTATLNGSIADEHIWPKVREVINVQPLGSLYLGSRVINTRNRAINSYADMEGLLLRMPNSESWLFLGEALGANPTPLSFSELYSALQTGAVDGQDNPLPTVESAKFYEVTKYLALTNHVIDSVTPCVNLDKWNSMTKEQQEAVQEAMTIAIEYNDKTRLEAEASLVEFFEGEGLTVTTPDINEFRENVQAAYAANTKMVSSWDMDLYKQVQSLAK; encoded by the coding sequence ATGAAGCGTTTTACAACTATCTTACTTGTTCTATTGATGGTAAGCGTGTCTGCATGGGCTGCAGGATCCAAAGAGAGTGCTGAGAAACCAGTTGAGTTGATTTTCACTTCGATTTCAGTTTCGGGAGACTCTCATACAGAAGCCATGTATGTCTTTGCTGATAAGGTCAAAGAATTGACCAATGGTAGTGTTGAAGTAAAAGTGTATGATAATGGAACCCTTTTCTCTTCTGAGAATGAGTTCGATGCACTTGTAAGTGGAGAGGCCGATATTGCGTATCTTTCGTTCCCCACCATTGCAACCCAGATTCCTTCATTCAGTATGTTCGGTTCTGGTTATTTCTTCAGCTCCTATGAGCACATGACTGCTACGCTTAATGGTAGTATTGCAGATGAACATATCTGGCCAAAAGTACGTGAAGTCATTAATGTCCAGCCCCTGGGAAGCCTCTATCTTGGTAGCCGTGTAATCAATACCCGTAATAGGGCTATCAACAGCTATGCTGATATGGAAGGACTTCTTCTTCGCATGCCAAACTCTGAATCCTGGTTGTTCCTTGGTGAGGCGCTCGGTGCTAATCCTACTCCACTTTCTTTCAGTGAATTGTATTCGGCATTGCAGACCGGTGCAGTGGACGGACAGGATAATCCCCTGCCAACAGTAGAAAGTGCAAAATTCTATGAAGTAACCAAGTATCTTGCTCTTACAAACCATGTTATTGACTCTGTCACTCCTTGTGTGAATTTGGACAAATGGAATTCCATGACAAAAGAGCAGCAGGAGGCTGTACAGGAAGCAATGACCATTGCTATCGAATACAACGACAAGACAAGGCTTGAGGCTGAAGCTAGTTTGGTGGAGTTCTTTGAGGGAGAGGGCCTGACAGTGACTACTCCAGACATCAACGAATTCAGGGAAAACGTCCAAGCAGCATATGCTGCCAATACCAAGATGGTTTCTAGCTGGGACATGGATTTGTATAAACAAGTCCAGAGCCTTGCGAAGTAG
- a CDS encoding TRAP transporter small permease, which translates to MLTIISRYILKTPVTWSYEVSILAYMWTMFFGVGKALQQKEHVVFSLLYDHVSPRKQLIFDILSNLLIVLLIGIALVPSVNSLLQKKMITGVLKIPYTVAFAPLIYMFVNVMIRSIIELRVYVNELIRMMRNPK; encoded by the coding sequence ATGCTCACCATAATAAGTCGGTATATTCTAAAAACCCCAGTAACTTGGAGTTATGAAGTGAGTATTCTTGCGTATATGTGGACAATGTTTTTTGGAGTAGGTAAAGCACTGCAACAGAAAGAGCATGTAGTATTCTCTCTTCTCTACGATCATGTAAGTCCTCGCAAGCAGTTGATTTTTGATATTCTTTCAAATCTACTCATAGTCCTGCTGATCGGAATTGCTTTGGTTCCTTCAGTCAATTCACTACTTCAGAAAAAAATGATTACTGGTGTTCTGAAAATTCCCTATACTGTTGCATTCGCCCCACTCATTTATATGTTCGTTAATGTCATGATCAGAAGCATTATTGAGTTGCGTGTGTATGTGAATGAGCTGATACGTATGATGAGGAATCCAAAATGA
- a CDS encoding TRAP transporter large permease — MNIILLLFLVLAICFLIRMPVSFAMLIASISYFVMSGRNMEQVLSVLTGNMYSNYTMLAAPLFIFMANVMNEGEITDKLFRFCNGLFGRMRGGTAQVNVAASLIFSGMTGSAIADASGIGLMEIEQMKKEGYDTEFSCALTAASATVGPIFPPSIPMVIYAMISGASIGKLFMGGMIPGLILSLLLGIYVAVISFKRKYPRGEQMAFKMFLRVTLEAFPALFTVILLLGGIYLGVVTPTEAGALSSAYAILISILIYHNLGPKKMWRIIKKSAANTATLALLAGSSMLFSYIISLEQVPRVIAAFVMGLTENKYIFLFIVNIVFLLLGCVLDVSTIQLVFVPMVLPLVNAFGIDLVHFGVVICLNMMIGLSTPPFGMLLFIVSGLGKAKISGVIREIIPMIAVMIALLFAITYIPDIVMWIPNNLM; from the coding sequence ATGAATATAATACTCCTGCTATTTCTTGTTCTCGCTATTTGCTTCCTCATTCGTATGCCTGTTTCCTTTGCTATGCTTATTGCCTCGATTTCATATTTTGTAATGAGTGGCAGAAACATGGAACAAGTGCTTTCAGTTCTCACGGGTAATATGTATTCCAATTACACAATGCTGGCAGCGCCTCTCTTTATATTCATGGCCAATGTAATGAATGAAGGAGAGATTACCGATAAGCTTTTCAGATTCTGCAATGGTCTCTTTGGACGTATGCGCGGTGGTACAGCCCAGGTCAATGTTGCGGCATCCTTGATTTTTTCTGGTATGACCGGAAGTGCAATTGCAGATGCTTCTGGTATTGGTCTGATGGAAATAGAGCAGATGAAGAAAGAGGGATATGACACTGAGTTCAGTTGTGCTCTTACTGCTGCTTCTGCTACTGTTGGACCAATTTTTCCTCCATCCATACCTATGGTCATCTATGCAATGATCTCTGGAGCATCAATAGGAAAGCTTTTCATGGGTGGCATGATTCCTGGTCTCATTCTTTCTCTCTTGCTCGGTATCTATGTTGCTGTTATCTCCTTTAAGAGGAAATATCCTCGTGGGGAGCAGATGGCATTCAAAATGTTTTTGAGGGTCACTCTTGAGGCTTTTCCTGCACTTTTTACCGTGATATTGTTGCTTGGAGGTATTTACCTTGGTGTTGTGACTCCAACAGAAGCTGGTGCTCTTTCTTCTGCATATGCAATACTCATCTCAATACTCATCTATCACAACCTAGGGCCTAAGAAGATGTGGAGGATCATAAAGAAAAGTGCGGCTAATACTGCTACCTTGGCATTGCTGGCAGGTTCTTCGATGTTGTTCTCCTACATTATATCTCTGGAACAAGTCCCAAGGGTTATTGCAGCTTTTGTTATGGGACTTACAGAGAATAAATATATCTTCCTGTTTATTGTCAATATTGTGTTCCTGCTGCTTGGTTGTGTGCTTGATGTCAGCACCATCCAGTTGGTTTTCGTCCCAATGGTACTCCCTTTGGTAAATGCCTTTGGCATTGATTTGGTTCATTTTGGCGTTGTCATCTGTTTGAATATGATGATTGGACTCTCTACACCACCCTTTGGAATGCTGTTGTTTATAGTCTCAGGCCTAGGAAAGGCAAAGATAAGTGGGGTAATACGAGAAATAATCCCAATGATAGCTGTCATGATAGCACTCTTGTTTGCTATTACTTACATCCCAGACATTGTAATGTGGATTCCCAATAATCTCATGTAA
- a CDS encoding DUF4038 domain-containing protein → MHTIVTLNKPYDIPVTIPTNIDSQSRQFAIDLKHISTNTKLSVKGFVLQADQGMVRYSLPIQGEWQFEITAKWSELPIEEGTLTCESSSDTRYPTEVTPSKVRPIFTKNTRPYFISMYECNWLFALWMSDEKKAKEFLLKLKKYRFNAIAMNVYAHECFWTDPKTPGRLVPPPVFNWGGSNDEPDFSVTNPAFYEQFDGLLNFMYELDITAHLYLFVWNKCNAYPKAGSAEETKYISYLVRRYQAYPNIVWDYCKEAYLRIDKGHIRKMLELIRKEDSYKRLLTVHDDKLIQYDRSFDTLLDFYTMQVHHDIYTKTLREIEKNNKPVFTSEYTYESGKDIEDKTFQEAHSHKQNILASWELAIAGSPVCYYYTFTAWDVIRPDDTPLGYAGFAFLSQFFDSFDWWNYTAVPENNTMIRTIIACAQHINEPKFLLITDKRGRFGVLVDSKEYIVEGEWIDIYNGERRAIQSTDLNHIYDSEILIAVCPFAEKYGDMGHCVANFTLKKL, encoded by the coding sequence ATGCATACAATTGTAACACTGAACAAACCATATGATATCCCTGTCACTATTCCCACAAACATCGATTCACAATCGAGACAATTCGCGATTGATCTAAAACATATTTCAACAAATACAAAGCTTTCTGTGAAAGGGTTCGTCTTGCAAGCGGATCAGGGGATGGTTCGATATTCACTTCCCATACAGGGGGAATGGCAGTTCGAAATTACAGCGAAATGGAGCGAACTGCCGATAGAAGAAGGAACCTTAACTTGTGAGTCCTCATCCGATACCAGATATCCCACCGAAGTCACCCCTTCTAAGGTACGACCGATTTTCACCAAAAACACAAGGCCCTATTTTATAAGCATGTATGAATGCAATTGGCTATTTGCCCTTTGGATGTCCGATGAAAAGAAGGCCAAGGAATTCTTGCTGAAACTCAAGAAATATCGATTTAATGCAATTGCAATGAATGTATACGCACACGAATGCTTCTGGACGGATCCCAAGACCCCAGGGAGGTTGGTACCGCCCCCAGTTTTCAATTGGGGAGGAAGCAATGATGAGCCTGATTTTTCAGTTACGAACCCTGCATTCTATGAACAGTTCGATGGTCTTTTGAATTTCATGTATGAATTGGATATTACAGCTCATCTCTATCTATTTGTATGGAATAAATGTAATGCCTATCCTAAAGCAGGTTCGGCTGAAGAGACAAAATATATTTCATATCTTGTTCGTAGATACCAAGCATATCCCAATATTGTATGGGATTATTGTAAAGAAGCCTATTTAAGAATTGATAAAGGACATATTCGAAAGATGCTAGAGCTTATCAGGAAGGAAGATTCCTATAAAAGGCTCTTAACGGTACATGATGACAAACTAATCCAATACGATCGTTCATTTGACACTCTATTGGATTTTTATACAATGCAAGTTCATCACGATATTTATACAAAAACACTTCGCGAGATTGAAAAGAACAATAAGCCTGTTTTTACCTCTGAGTACACCTATGAAAGCGGCAAGGATATCGAGGATAAAACATTCCAGGAAGCACATAGCCATAAACAGAATATTCTTGCTAGCTGGGAACTGGCTATCGCAGGCTCTCCAGTGTGCTATTATTATACCTTCACGGCATGGGACGTCATTCGTCCTGATGATACGCCTCTTGGATATGCTGGATTTGCATTCCTTTCACAATTCTTTGATTCCTTTGACTGGTGGAACTATACAGCAGTACCCGAAAACAACACAATGATCAGAACTATTATTGCTTGTGCCCAACATATCAATGAGCCGAAGTTCCTTTTGATCACGGATAAACGGGGAAGGTTCGGCGTTCTTGTAGATTCCAAAGAGTATATAGTAGAAGGTGAATGGATCGACATCTATAATGGCGAACGGAGGGCTATTCAATCAACTGATCTTAATCATATCTATGATTCTGAAATCCTTATTGCTGTATGCCCATTTGCAGAAAAATATGGAGATATGGGACATTGTGTAGCAAATTTTACCTTGAAAAAGCTGTAA